One segment of Bacillus alkalisoli DNA contains the following:
- the nikC gene encoding nickel transporter permease, which yields MNQPQIETQTAPPVKEKSASQERWLAFYKKLAKNKAAMVGAAIVILFVFIAILAPFLAPHDPVLTQVTNKLQPPSAEHWLGTDHQGRDILSRIIFGARVSLTVGILSTVLGAIVGILLGIVSGYYGRWIDSLIMRICDVLLAFPGILLALAIVSVLGASTTNVIIAVAFFAVPSFARIVRGSTLSVKKLEYVDAIKAMGASDARIIFKHILPNIMSPIIVQATLYIASAIITASALSFLGMGTRPPTPEWGAMLSQGRDYIRQAPHVSLFPGLVILFVVIGFNLFGDGLRDALDPKSKK from the coding sequence ATGAACCAACCGCAAATCGAAACTCAGACAGCGCCTCCTGTAAAAGAGAAGAGTGCATCTCAAGAACGTTGGTTAGCTTTTTATAAGAAGTTAGCTAAGAATAAAGCTGCTATGGTCGGAGCTGCTATCGTTATATTATTTGTTTTTATAGCAATCTTGGCTCCATTTTTAGCACCACATGATCCTGTACTAACACAAGTTACTAACAAATTACAACCGCCATCAGCGGAACACTGGTTAGGTACAGATCACCAAGGACGTGATATTTTAAGTAGAATAATTTTTGGAGCAAGGGTATCTCTAACAGTTGGTATTTTATCTACTGTATTAGGAGCTATTGTTGGTATCCTTTTAGGTATAGTATCTGGTTATTATGGTCGTTGGATTGATTCATTGATTATGAGGATTTGTGATGTGTTACTAGCTTTCCCTGGAATTTTATTAGCTTTAGCGATTGTGAGTGTACTTGGGGCTAGTACTACTAACGTAATTATAGCTGTTGCGTTTTTCGCAGTACCATCATTCGCACGTATCGTTCGAGGATCTACATTAAGTGTTAAGAAGTTAGAGTACGTTGATGCAATTAAAGCAATGGGAGCAAGTGATGCAAGAATTATTTTCAAACACATTCTTCCTAATATTATGTCGCCAATAATTGTACAGGCTACGTTATACATTGCTTCTGCAATTATTACTGCGAGTGCCCTTTCGTTCCTAGGGATGGGAACTAGACCACCAACTCCAGAGTGGGGTGCTATGTTGTCACAAGGACGTGACTATATTAGACAAGCACCACATGTATCATTATTCCCAGGTCTAGTTATTTTGTTCGTAGTTATCGGTTTCAACTTATTTGGTGACGGTCTACGTGACGCACTAGATCCAAAATCGAAAAAATAA
- a CDS encoding glutathione ABC transporter substrate-binding protein: MNFKRNLFLVLVAALVLVLAACSGKSGGTTGGHLVFVTASDAPTLDPHGMNDTATTNATTQIFDRLTEYAADGSVVPSLAESFSPVDETTWEFKLRKGVKFHDDTDFTAEAVKMSLERIIDPDFASPRAVVLNMIEEIEIKDDHTVHIKTKFPFAPLPAHLAHNAGSIIAPSAMKAEKDGGKKVDENPIGTGPFVLDEWVRGDSIKFKRNENFWGDKAVADTMEFKVVPEQATRTAMLETGEAHVIQVGSSDVKRVEGLDGVELERVRGTRMDYLGFNMEKAPFDNIKVRQAIAMAVNKDDIVNGILDGQGVAAVGPLAPTVVGNYQGLTPLPFDVEGAKALLAEAGFADGFQTTLYVNEGNRERADMAELIQDQLRPLGIDVQIEIIEWGAFLEMTGAGEHELFILGWTTVTGDADYGLYALFHSTMFGSPGNRSFYANPRVDELLDFARSEADQAKRDEAYKEISEILVEEAPMVYLQHPDFVFATNKVEEGLFVNFSGTPFFKGVKLK, from the coding sequence ATGAATTTTAAAAGAAATTTATTTCTTGTACTTGTAGCTGCTCTAGTATTAGTGTTAGCTGCATGTAGCGGAAAAAGTGGCGGAACAACTGGTGGTCACTTAGTATTCGTAACTGCTTCAGATGCACCAACACTTGATCCACACGGTATGAATGATACTGCAACAACAAACGCAACAACGCAAATATTTGATCGTTTAACTGAGTATGCTGCTGATGGTTCTGTAGTCCCTTCTTTAGCAGAGTCTTTCTCTCCAGTAGATGAAACTACTTGGGAATTCAAATTACGCAAAGGCGTAAAATTCCATGACGATACAGACTTCACTGCTGAAGCTGTAAAAATGTCATTAGAGCGTATCATTGATCCAGATTTCGCTTCTCCTCGTGCTGTTGTATTAAATATGATTGAGGAAATTGAAATTAAAGATGATCATACTGTTCACATTAAAACAAAATTCCCTTTCGCTCCACTACCAGCTCACTTAGCTCATAACGCTGGTTCTATCATCGCTCCTTCTGCAATGAAAGCAGAAAAAGACGGTGGAAAGAAAGTTGACGAAAACCCAATCGGTACTGGTCCATTCGTATTAGATGAGTGGGTTCGTGGTGATTCAATTAAATTCAAACGTAACGAAAACTTCTGGGGCGACAAAGCTGTAGCTGACACTATGGAATTCAAAGTTGTTCCTGAACAAGCAACTCGTACTGCAATGTTAGAAACTGGTGAAGCACACGTTATCCAAGTTGGTTCTTCTGACGTTAAACGTGTAGAAGGTCTTGACGGTGTTGAACTAGAGCGTGTACGTGGTACTCGTATGGACTACTTAGGTTTCAACATGGAAAAAGCTCCATTCGATAACATCAAAGTTCGTCAAGCAATCGCTATGGCTGTAAACAAAGATGATATCGTTAATGGTATCTTAGACGGTCAAGGTGTTGCGGCTGTAGGACCTTTAGCTCCAACTGTTGTTGGTAACTACCAAGGTTTAACTCCACTTCCTTTCGATGTTGAGGGAGCAAAAGCTCTTTTAGCTGAAGCTGGATTTGCTGATGGCTTCCAAACTACTTTATACGTAAACGAAGGTAACCGTGAGCGTGCAGATATGGCTGAATTAATTCAAGACCAATTACGTCCACTTGGTATCGATGTACAAATCGAAATCATTGAGTGGGGTGCATTCTTAGAGATGACTGGTGCTGGTGAGCATGAACTATTTATCTTAGGTTGGACTACTGTTACTGGTGATGCTGACTACGGTCTATATGCATTATTCCACTCAACAATGTTTGGTTCTCCTGGTAACCGTTCATTCTACGCTAACCCACGTGTAGATGAATTATTAGACTTCGCTCGTTCTGAAGCTGATCAAGCTAAACGTGACGAAGCTTACAAAGAAATCTCTGAAATCCTTGTAGAAGAAGCTCCAATGGTTTACTTACAACATCCTGACTTTGTATTTGCTACAAACAAAGTGGAAGAAGGATTATTCGTAAACTTCAGTGGAACTCCATTCTTCAAAGGCGTTAAACTTAAGTAA
- the yhbH gene encoding sporulation protein YhbH has translation MNSNESSFIVSKEDWSLHRKGYDDQKRHQEKVQEAIKNNLPDLITEENIIMSNGKEVVKIPIRSLDEYRIRYNYDKNKHVGQGDGESQVGDVIARDGSGNAGQKGPGKGQGAGDQAGEDYFEAEVSLMELEEALFNELELPNLKQKEQADNTVEHYEFNDIRRTGLMGNIDKKRTMMSAYKRNAMSGKASFHPIYQEDLKFKTWNDVLKPDSKAVVLMMMDTSGSMGMWEKYMARSFFFWMTRFLRSKYETVDIEFIAHHTEAKVVTEEDFFSKGESGGTICSSAYRKALELIDLKYNPTRYNIYPFHFSDGDNLTSDNQRCVKLVGELIKVSNMFGYGEVNQYNRHSTLMSAYKNINEEAFRHYILKQKVDVFHAMKEFFKKEDNKMFAR, from the coding sequence ATGAATTCAAATGAGTCGAGTTTCATTGTATCAAAAGAGGATTGGTCCCTCCATCGCAAAGGCTACGACGACCAAAAACGACATCAAGAAAAAGTTCAGGAGGCAATTAAGAACAATTTACCTGATCTCATTACAGAAGAGAACATTATTATGTCGAATGGAAAAGAAGTAGTTAAAATTCCAATACGATCTTTAGATGAGTACAGAATTAGATACAATTATGATAAAAATAAACACGTGGGCCAAGGTGATGGAGAAAGTCAAGTTGGTGACGTTATTGCACGAGATGGTTCAGGGAATGCTGGTCAGAAAGGTCCAGGAAAAGGGCAGGGAGCTGGAGATCAAGCTGGTGAAGATTATTTTGAAGCTGAAGTTTCGTTAATGGAATTAGAAGAGGCACTTTTTAATGAATTGGAGCTTCCGAACTTAAAGCAAAAAGAACAAGCGGATAACACGGTAGAACATTATGAGTTTAATGATATTAGACGTACTGGATTAATGGGGAACATCGACAAGAAGAGAACGATGATGTCCGCATATAAGCGTAATGCGATGAGTGGGAAAGCAAGCTTTCATCCCATTTATCAAGAAGACTTGAAATTTAAGACATGGAATGATGTTCTAAAGCCAGATTCCAAAGCAGTTGTATTAATGATGATGGATACAAGTGGATCTATGGGTATGTGGGAAAAGTACATGGCTCGAAGTTTCTTTTTCTGGATGACAAGATTTTTAAGGTCTAAATATGAGACAGTGGATATTGAATTTATTGCACATCATACAGAAGCAAAAGTTGTGACAGAAGAAGATTTCTTCTCAAAAGGAGAGAGTGGAGGAACGATATGTTCTTCTGCATATCGTAAAGCGCTAGAATTAATCGATTTGAAATACAATCCTACTAGGTATAACATCTATCCATTCCATTTTTCAGATGGAGATAACTTAACGTCGGATAATCAGCGTTGTGTGAAATTGGTTGGGGAGTTAATAAAAGTTTCTAATATGTTTGGTTACGGGGAAGTGAACCAATATAATAGGCATTCCACTTTAATGTCAGCTTATAAAAATATAAATGAAGAGGCGTTTAGGCATTATATTTTAAAGCAAAAAGTAGATGTGTTTCATGCAATGAAGGAGTTTTTTAAGAAAGAGGATAATAAGATGTTTGCTAGGTAA
- a CDS encoding sodium/proline symporter, which yields MNAHPLTIGVLVFYLLVLVCIGFVSSRKSSAGLTDFFLAGRGLGKFTVALSAVSSGRSAWLILGVTGTAYATGLNAVWAVAGYITVEVFMFFYAAKRFRVYSEKTGSITVPDILESRYEDKTNLLRITSSLIIIFFMVAYVGSQVVAGGTAFSSSLGLSQSNGMWLTAIIILLYTMLGGFHAVSKTDVLQAMFMFLSLIILPIIAIIGLGGFGPIIETMNAQGAGFTSIWTFGFGAIVGLLGIGFGSPGNPHILVRYMSLKSISEMRQAALIGTVWNVVMGWGAIMIGLAGRAYFPSISLLPNENSEAIFTTLGEELLNPFFMGILLVAVLAAIMSSADSQLLVGTSAVVSDIYDKIFAKGKEIPQKKLVLYSRISIAIFMLLAVWLAFSAQEFVFWMVLFAFGGLGACFGPALLLSLYWKGTTKAGVLTGMILGLITVILVKKQPEWTFVFLPDIKALSAKLLFGVTYEAVPGFLIALLATVIVSLFTSKPANAEQHISILKDVNLNQ from the coding sequence ATGAATGCACACCCTCTCACAATAGGTGTACTAGTATTTTACTTACTCGTACTTGTATGTATTGGATTCGTCAGTTCCAGAAAAAGCTCAGCTGGCTTAACTGATTTCTTTCTAGCAGGAAGAGGTCTAGGCAAATTTACTGTTGCATTAAGTGCAGTTAGTTCTGGTCGTAGTGCATGGTTAATATTAGGGGTAACAGGTACTGCATATGCAACAGGTTTAAATGCGGTTTGGGCAGTAGCGGGATACATAACAGTAGAAGTATTTATGTTCTTTTATGCAGCTAAAAGATTCAGAGTCTACAGTGAGAAAACAGGAAGTATTACTGTACCAGATATTTTAGAATCACGTTATGAAGACAAAACAAACCTACTGCGTATAACTAGTTCATTAATTATTATCTTCTTCATGGTCGCATACGTTGGAAGTCAAGTTGTTGCTGGGGGTACAGCATTTTCTTCTAGCTTAGGACTTTCGCAATCCAATGGTATGTGGTTAACAGCTATTATCATTCTACTTTATACAATGCTTGGTGGTTTCCATGCAGTTAGTAAAACAGATGTTCTTCAAGCTATGTTCATGTTCTTATCTTTAATTATCCTACCTATTATTGCAATTATTGGTTTAGGTGGTTTTGGACCAATCATTGAAACGATGAATGCACAAGGTGCCGGATTCACCAGTATTTGGACATTTGGTTTCGGTGCAATCGTTGGTTTACTTGGGATTGGTTTTGGTAGTCCAGGTAACCCTCATATTCTTGTACGATATATGTCTTTAAAAAGTATAAGCGAAATGCGTCAAGCAGCATTAATTGGTACTGTTTGGAACGTAGTAATGGGCTGGGGAGCTATCATGATAGGTTTAGCTGGTAGAGCATATTTCCCTTCCATCAGCTTGTTACCTAATGAAAATAGTGAAGCGATCTTTACAACACTTGGAGAAGAACTATTAAACCCGTTCTTTATGGGAATTTTATTAGTAGCAGTTTTAGCTGCCATTATGTCTAGTGCAGACAGTCAGTTATTAGTCGGTACAAGCGCTGTTGTAAGCGACATTTATGATAAAATTTTTGCAAAAGGTAAAGAAATTCCTCAGAAAAAGCTAGTTTTATATAGTCGTATTTCAATCGCTATCTTCATGTTGTTAGCTGTATGGTTAGCATTCTCTGCACAAGAATTCGTATTCTGGATGGTATTATTCGCGTTCGGTGGTCTAGGGGCATGTTTTGGACCTGCACTCTTACTTTCACTTTATTGGAAAGGCACGACAAAAGCTGGGGTATTAACTGGTATGATCTTAGGATTAATTACAGTTATCCTTGTTAAGAAACAACCTGAATGGACATTTGTCTTTTTACCAGATATAAAAGCATTATCAGCAAAACTACTGTTTGGAGTAACATATGAAGCAGTACCTGGCTTCTTAATAGCGCTTTTGGCAACAGTTATCGTTAGTTTATTTACAAGTAAACCAGCAAATGCTGAGCAACATATTTCTATTTTAAAAGATGTCAATCTAAATCAATAA
- a CDS encoding PrkA family serine protein kinase, with protein MDILQKIGKYREEEQRLKWEGSFGEYLKLIKEKPYIAQSAHSRVYNMIKDAGVEEVNGKRKYKFFSSNLFGLEEALERLVEEYFHPAAKRLDVRKRILLLMGPVSGGKSTLVTILKRGLEKYTHTDRGAVYAIKGCPMHEDPLHLIPHHLRDDFHQEYGIRIEGNLSPLNMMRLEKEYNGKIEDVLVERIFLSENQRVGIGTFSPSDPKSQDIADLTGSIDFSTIAEFGSESDPRAYRFDGELNKANRGMMEFQEMLKCDEKFLWHLLSLTQEGNFKAGRFALISADELIVAHTNETEYRSFISNKKNEALHSRIIVMPVPYNLRLSQEERIYEKMIKESDVSDVHIAPHTLRVAAMFTILTRLKEAKRGDIDLVKKMRLYDGESVEGFNSVDVEELKKEYADEGMSGIDPRYVINRISSTIIRKEVPSINSLDVLRSIKEGLDQHASISNEDRERYLNFISVARKEYDNIAKKEVQKAFVYSYEESAKTLMDNYLDNVEAYCNRAKLRDPLTGEEMNPDEKLMRSIEEQIGISENAKKAFREEILIRISAYARKGKRFDYNSHERLREAIQKKLFADLKDVVKITTSSKTPDEMQLKKINEVVARLIDEHGYNSSSANELLRYVGSLLNR; from the coding sequence ATGGATATTTTACAAAAGATTGGGAAGTATCGTGAAGAAGAACAGCGGCTAAAGTGGGAAGGATCCTTCGGAGAGTATTTGAAATTAATTAAAGAAAAACCTTATATTGCGCAGTCTGCACATTCAAGGGTATACAATATGATTAAAGACGCTGGTGTAGAAGAAGTGAATGGGAAGAGAAAATACAAATTCTTCAGCAGCAACCTTTTTGGATTAGAAGAAGCATTGGAAAGACTAGTAGAAGAGTATTTTCATCCAGCAGCGAAAAGATTAGACGTGCGTAAACGTATCTTACTTCTAATGGGTCCAGTTAGTGGAGGAAAATCTACACTCGTTACTATTTTAAAAAGAGGTTTAGAAAAGTACACACATACTGATCGTGGTGCTGTATATGCTATTAAAGGCTGCCCAATGCATGAAGACCCATTGCACTTAATACCTCATCATTTACGAGATGATTTCCATCAAGAATATGGAATTAGAATCGAAGGGAATTTATCACCGTTAAATATGATGCGATTAGAGAAAGAATACAATGGAAAAATTGAAGATGTATTAGTGGAAAGAATCTTCTTGTCGGAAAACCAACGTGTTGGTATTGGTACCTTTAGTCCATCTGATCCAAAATCCCAGGATATTGCAGATTTAACCGGTAGTATCGACTTTTCTACAATAGCTGAATTTGGATCGGAATCAGATCCACGTGCCTATCGTTTTGATGGGGAGTTAAACAAAGCGAATCGTGGGATGATGGAATTCCAAGAGATGTTAAAGTGTGATGAGAAGTTTTTATGGCACTTATTATCTTTAACACAGGAAGGTAACTTTAAAGCTGGGCGATTTGCTTTAATTAGTGCAGACGAATTAATCGTTGCTCATACAAACGAAACAGAGTATCGTTCTTTTATTTCTAATAAGAAGAATGAAGCATTACATTCTCGTATTATTGTAATGCCAGTTCCTTATAATTTAAGACTTTCTCAAGAAGAAAGAATTTACGAAAAGATGATAAAAGAGAGCGATGTATCTGATGTTCATATTGCCCCACATACGTTACGTGTAGCAGCAATGTTTACAATCCTTACTCGCTTAAAAGAAGCAAAACGTGGCGATATTGATTTAGTGAAGAAGATGCGTTTATATGATGGTGAATCAGTGGAAGGCTTTAATTCTGTTGATGTAGAAGAACTGAAGAAGGAATATGCAGATGAAGGAATGAGCGGAATCGATCCGCGTTATGTTATAAATAGAATTTCTTCTACGATTATTCGAAAAGAAGTACCATCTATTAATTCATTAGATGTACTAAGGTCGATAAAAGAAGGTCTAGACCAACATGCTTCCATTTCAAATGAAGACCGTGAGAGGTACTTAAACTTTATTTCTGTTGCACGAAAAGAATACGATAATATCGCAAAAAAAGAAGTGCAAAAAGCGTTTGTTTATTCTTACGAAGAGTCTGCTAAAACATTAATGGATAACTATCTAGATAATGTAGAAGCATATTGTAACAGAGCTAAATTACGTGATCCACTTACTGGAGAAGAAATGAATCCAGATGAAAAGTTAATGCGTTCCATTGAAGAACAAATTGGAATTTCAGAGAATGCAAAAAAAGCTTTCCGAGAAGAGATACTCATTCGAATTTCAGCGTATGCACGTAAAGGAAAACGTTTTGACTACAACTCTCATGAGCGTCTCAGAGAAGCGATTCAGAAGAAATTATTCGCTGACTTAAAAGATGTGGTGAAAATTACTACTTCCTCTAAAACACCTGATGAAATGCAACTGAAGAAGATTAACGAGGTCGTAGCACGATTAATTGATGAGCATGGCTATAACTCTAGTTCTGCAAACGAATTACTTCGTTATGTGGGAAGCTTGTTGAACAGATAA
- a CDS encoding response regulator transcription factor: MKALIVDDEKHVREGIKILADWKQYNIHAVLEAEDGEEAITLIEECKPELIFTDMRMPKMDGISLLKWLNTTNQNSVVIVVSGHEDYKYMRSAINYNSFDYILKPIDPEILNEALERAVEKWKETNKTSKDELTNSKKSLSKVAQYICEHYEEDLTLQHIADKFYLSREHLSRKFKQEYGQTITDYLTEIRIKKAKELLLQPNYKIYEVAYLVGYQDEKYFSKVFKRVVHVTPNDFRNSFITKQ; the protein is encoded by the coding sequence ATGAAAGCTTTAATAGTTGATGATGAAAAGCATGTTAGAGAAGGAATAAAAATACTTGCTGATTGGAAACAATACAATATTCATGCTGTTTTAGAAGCGGAAGACGGAGAAGAAGCAATCACTTTAATAGAAGAATGTAAGCCAGAACTTATTTTTACAGATATGAGAATGCCTAAAATGGACGGGATTTCTTTGTTAAAGTGGTTAAATACAACCAATCAAAATAGTGTAGTAATTGTTGTAAGTGGACACGAAGATTATAAATATATGAGAAGTGCAATAAACTATAATAGTTTTGATTACATTTTAAAGCCTATAGATCCTGAAATTTTGAATGAAGCACTCGAGAGGGCAGTAGAGAAATGGAAAGAAACGAACAAAACTTCCAAAGATGAACTAACGAATAGCAAAAAAAGTTTATCAAAAGTTGCACAATATATTTGTGAGCACTACGAAGAAGATTTAACGTTACAGCATATTGCTGATAAGTTTTATTTAAGTAGAGAACACTTGTCGAGAAAATTCAAACAAGAATATGGACAAACGATTACAGATTATTTAACAGAAATTAGGATTAAGAAAGCTAAAGAATTATTGTTACAGCCTAATTATAAAATATATGAAGTGGCATATCTTGTTGGGTATCAAGATGAAAAGTACTTTAGTAAAGTATTCAAAAGAGTTGTTCATGTAACACCCAATGATTTTCGGAATTCATTCATAACAAAACAATGA